The Malus domestica chromosome 10, GDT2T_hap1 genome contains a region encoding:
- the LOC103422287 gene encoding ABC transporter D family member 2, chloroplastic-like isoform X1: MEKMIIQVQQTYSVSLCSSSAYNSANRRRCCLIGVRVSDGVERGATMSYANWLLFPRFPSLSTVSTTCRSSSNWMMRRRESSNDVESSSSSSRSSGRCAAASGSAPPPPVPPDTEKQREVPELQTLLRRFWKVAAPYWSSSDKVQARIQLAVVFALTLATTGISVGFSFLGRDFYNALANKNQEQFTKQLLYYLGAFAVGIPIFVLRYYARQTLSLRWRAWMTKHYMDRYLSNQAFYKIQSQSIIDNPDQRIVDDLSSFTETALSFSLTILNAVVDLISFSNILFSIYPPLFAVLFVYSIGGTAISIYLGKDLVSLNFMQEKKEADFRYGLVRVRENAESIAFYSGEANEMQLLLQRFTSAFKNMSKLLICSRNLEVFTSGYSYLIHILPAAVVAPMYFSGKIEMGVIDQSTSAFSHILGDFSLIVYRMETISAFAAVIDRLGEFDDLLDSSNSERHSDPSEGISLIHSNVKSLPELESNGSIPIEKQQKLVDIEHLTVETPSGTALVRNLSLVINKNEHLLVTGPSGSGKTSLLRAMAGLFSTGKGKIIFHVNYREDNQPSISSDVVDPEVDTVSDKYGELRRPSNRNYKGIFFLPQRPYMVLGTLRQQLLYPIWAEDAISTADGTKPTGSLPFLTQEPNSKHMSEKPSKPTTEDLIQVLEDVRLGYILSRFSSLDTSYEWSSALSLGEQQRLAFARLLLSKPRLVLLDESTSALDEANEVHIYQQIEKAGITYISVGHRQTLYDFHKKNLRISTAEPSSAEPNWSIESINRETLYNL, from the exons atggaaaaaatgatTATACAGGTACAACAAACATACTCCGTCTCACTCTGCTCCTCCTCCGCCTATAACTCCGCCAACCGCCGCCGTTGCTGCCTAATTGGAGTGAGAGTGAGCGACGGAGTCGAAAGAGGAGCAACGATGTCGTATGCTAATTGGCTCCTCTTCCCCAGATTTCCATCATTGTCCACCGTGTCCACCACCTGCAGAAGCAGCAGCAATTGGATgatgaggaggagagagagcagCAACGACGTcgaatcatcatcttcttcttcgagATCTTCTGGGCGCTGTGCAGCCGCCTCGGGTTCTGCACCGCCGCCGCCAGTTCCGCCAGATACAGAAAAG CAGAGGGAGGTGCCTGAACTGCAGACGCTTCTCCGAAGATTCTGGAAGGTGGCGGCTCCCTATTGGTCCTCCTCCGACAAGGTGCAAGCGAGGATCCAGCTCGCCGTAGTCTTCGCTCTCACTCTCGCCACCACCGGCATCAGCGTCGGCTTCAGTTTCCTCGGCCGCGACTTCTATAACGCCCTTgcca ACAAGAACCAAGAACAATTCACGAAGCAGCTGCTTTACTACTTGGGTGCATTTGCTGTCGGAATTCCG ATTTTTGTGTTGCGATATTATGCAAGACAAACTCTTTCGTTGAGGTGGAGAGCTTGGATGACAAAACATTACATGGACCGTTACCTAAGCAACCAAGCCTTTTATAAAATTCAATCCCAATCAATCATTGATAATCCAGATCAGCGCATTGTTGATGATCTAAGTTCGTTCACAGAAACTGCCCTATCCTTCTCCTTAACAATTCTCAATGCTGTGGTAGATCTCATCTCGTTCAGTAATATCTTATTCAGTATCTATCCTCCGCTGTTTGCTGTTCTATTTGTATATTCAATTGGTGGAACAGCTATAAGTATCTATCTTGGAAAG GATTTGGTTTCTTTAAACTTCATGCAAGAGAAAAAGGAAGCTGATTTTCGTTATGGACTTGTGCGCGTCAGAGAAAATGCTGAATCCATTGCTTTCTATAGTGGTGAAGCAAACGAAATGCAACTTTTGCTACAACGCTTCACAAGTGCTTTCAAAAATATGAGT AAATTGTTGATATGTTCAAGAAATCTCGAGGTTTTCACCAGTGGATACAGCTATCTTATTCATATTCTTCCCGCTGCTGTTGTTGCCCCTATGTATTTCTCAGGCAAAATTGAGATGGGTGTCATTGATCAGTCAACATCTGCTTTCAGTCATATTCTTGGAGACTTCTCCCTTATTGTCTACAGAATGGAGACTATCAGTGCATTTGCAGCTGTAATTGATCGACTTG GTGAATTTGATGATCTATTGGATAGCAGCAACTCAGAACGTCATTCTGACCCCTCAGAAGGGATAAGTTTGATACATAGTAACGTCAAAAGCTTACCAGAACTGGAGTCAAATGGATCCATTCCCATAGAAAAGCAACAAAAGTTAGTGGATATAGAGCACTTGACCGTGGAGACTCCAAGTGGTACTGCATTGGTTAGGAATTTATCATTGGTAATCAACAAGAATGAGCATTTATTG GTAACAGGACCAAGTGGGAGTGGTAAAACATCTTTGTTAAGAGCTATGGCTGGTCTTTTTAGTACTGGAAAAGGAAAAATCATTTTCCATGTGAACTACCGAGAAGACAACCAACCATCCATTTCTTCTGATGTAGTAGATCCTGAGGTAGATACTGTTAGTGATAAATATGGGGAACTTCGGAGGCCCTCGAATAGGAATTATAAAGGCATATTTTTCCTTCCTCAAAGACCATATATGGTATTGGGAACACTTCGCCAACAGTTGCTTTATCCTATATGGGCTGAGGATGCAATTTCCACAGCGGACGGTACTAAACCAACTG GGTCACTTCCTTTCTTGACGCAGGAACCAAATTCGAAACATATGAGTGAAAAGCCTAGTAAGCCCACAACGGAGGACCTGATACAGGTTTTGGAGGATGTCCGACTTGGCTATATATTATCCCGATTCAGCAGTTTGGATACTTCATATGAATGGTCTAGTGCTCTCTCCCTTGGAGAGCAGCAACGCCTTGCATTTGCTCGTTTACTGCTTTCGAAACCACGATTGGTTCTACTGGATGAATCTACCAGTGCTTTAGATGAAGCCAATGAG GTTCATATATATCAGCAGATTGAAAAGGCAGGCATAACATATATAAGCGTCGGTCACCGGCAAACTCTATACGACTTCCACAAGAAGAACTTACGGATCTCCACCGCGGAACCCAGTAGCGCCGAACCCAATTGGAGCATTGAATCCATCAATCGAGAAACATTATACAACTTATGA
- the LOC103422287 gene encoding ABC transporter D family member 2, chloroplastic-like isoform X2, translating into MEKMIIQVQQTYSVSLCSSSAYNSANRRRCCLIGVRVSDGVERGATMSYANWLLFPRFPSLSTVSTTCRSSSNWMMRRRESSNDVESSSSSSRSSGRCAAASGSAPPPPVPPDTEKREVPELQTLLRRFWKVAAPYWSSSDKVQARIQLAVVFALTLATTGISVGFSFLGRDFYNALANKNQEQFTKQLLYYLGAFAVGIPIFVLRYYARQTLSLRWRAWMTKHYMDRYLSNQAFYKIQSQSIIDNPDQRIVDDLSSFTETALSFSLTILNAVVDLISFSNILFSIYPPLFAVLFVYSIGGTAISIYLGKDLVSLNFMQEKKEADFRYGLVRVRENAESIAFYSGEANEMQLLLQRFTSAFKNMSKLLICSRNLEVFTSGYSYLIHILPAAVVAPMYFSGKIEMGVIDQSTSAFSHILGDFSLIVYRMETISAFAAVIDRLGEFDDLLDSSNSERHSDPSEGISLIHSNVKSLPELESNGSIPIEKQQKLVDIEHLTVETPSGTALVRNLSLVINKNEHLLVTGPSGSGKTSLLRAMAGLFSTGKGKIIFHVNYREDNQPSISSDVVDPEVDTVSDKYGELRRPSNRNYKGIFFLPQRPYMVLGTLRQQLLYPIWAEDAISTADGTKPTGSLPFLTQEPNSKHMSEKPSKPTTEDLIQVLEDVRLGYILSRFSSLDTSYEWSSALSLGEQQRLAFARLLLSKPRLVLLDESTSALDEANEVHIYQQIEKAGITYISVGHRQTLYDFHKKNLRISTAEPSSAEPNWSIESINRETLYNL; encoded by the exons atggaaaaaatgatTATACAGGTACAACAAACATACTCCGTCTCACTCTGCTCCTCCTCCGCCTATAACTCCGCCAACCGCCGCCGTTGCTGCCTAATTGGAGTGAGAGTGAGCGACGGAGTCGAAAGAGGAGCAACGATGTCGTATGCTAATTGGCTCCTCTTCCCCAGATTTCCATCATTGTCCACCGTGTCCACCACCTGCAGAAGCAGCAGCAATTGGATgatgaggaggagagagagcagCAACGACGTcgaatcatcatcttcttcttcgagATCTTCTGGGCGCTGTGCAGCCGCCTCGGGTTCTGCACCGCCGCCGCCAGTTCCGCCAGATACAGAAAAG AGGGAGGTGCCTGAACTGCAGACGCTTCTCCGAAGATTCTGGAAGGTGGCGGCTCCCTATTGGTCCTCCTCCGACAAGGTGCAAGCGAGGATCCAGCTCGCCGTAGTCTTCGCTCTCACTCTCGCCACCACCGGCATCAGCGTCGGCTTCAGTTTCCTCGGCCGCGACTTCTATAACGCCCTTgcca ACAAGAACCAAGAACAATTCACGAAGCAGCTGCTTTACTACTTGGGTGCATTTGCTGTCGGAATTCCG ATTTTTGTGTTGCGATATTATGCAAGACAAACTCTTTCGTTGAGGTGGAGAGCTTGGATGACAAAACATTACATGGACCGTTACCTAAGCAACCAAGCCTTTTATAAAATTCAATCCCAATCAATCATTGATAATCCAGATCAGCGCATTGTTGATGATCTAAGTTCGTTCACAGAAACTGCCCTATCCTTCTCCTTAACAATTCTCAATGCTGTGGTAGATCTCATCTCGTTCAGTAATATCTTATTCAGTATCTATCCTCCGCTGTTTGCTGTTCTATTTGTATATTCAATTGGTGGAACAGCTATAAGTATCTATCTTGGAAAG GATTTGGTTTCTTTAAACTTCATGCAAGAGAAAAAGGAAGCTGATTTTCGTTATGGACTTGTGCGCGTCAGAGAAAATGCTGAATCCATTGCTTTCTATAGTGGTGAAGCAAACGAAATGCAACTTTTGCTACAACGCTTCACAAGTGCTTTCAAAAATATGAGT AAATTGTTGATATGTTCAAGAAATCTCGAGGTTTTCACCAGTGGATACAGCTATCTTATTCATATTCTTCCCGCTGCTGTTGTTGCCCCTATGTATTTCTCAGGCAAAATTGAGATGGGTGTCATTGATCAGTCAACATCTGCTTTCAGTCATATTCTTGGAGACTTCTCCCTTATTGTCTACAGAATGGAGACTATCAGTGCATTTGCAGCTGTAATTGATCGACTTG GTGAATTTGATGATCTATTGGATAGCAGCAACTCAGAACGTCATTCTGACCCCTCAGAAGGGATAAGTTTGATACATAGTAACGTCAAAAGCTTACCAGAACTGGAGTCAAATGGATCCATTCCCATAGAAAAGCAACAAAAGTTAGTGGATATAGAGCACTTGACCGTGGAGACTCCAAGTGGTACTGCATTGGTTAGGAATTTATCATTGGTAATCAACAAGAATGAGCATTTATTG GTAACAGGACCAAGTGGGAGTGGTAAAACATCTTTGTTAAGAGCTATGGCTGGTCTTTTTAGTACTGGAAAAGGAAAAATCATTTTCCATGTGAACTACCGAGAAGACAACCAACCATCCATTTCTTCTGATGTAGTAGATCCTGAGGTAGATACTGTTAGTGATAAATATGGGGAACTTCGGAGGCCCTCGAATAGGAATTATAAAGGCATATTTTTCCTTCCTCAAAGACCATATATGGTATTGGGAACACTTCGCCAACAGTTGCTTTATCCTATATGGGCTGAGGATGCAATTTCCACAGCGGACGGTACTAAACCAACTG GGTCACTTCCTTTCTTGACGCAGGAACCAAATTCGAAACATATGAGTGAAAAGCCTAGTAAGCCCACAACGGAGGACCTGATACAGGTTTTGGAGGATGTCCGACTTGGCTATATATTATCCCGATTCAGCAGTTTGGATACTTCATATGAATGGTCTAGTGCTCTCTCCCTTGGAGAGCAGCAACGCCTTGCATTTGCTCGTTTACTGCTTTCGAAACCACGATTGGTTCTACTGGATGAATCTACCAGTGCTTTAGATGAAGCCAATGAG GTTCATATATATCAGCAGATTGAAAAGGCAGGCATAACATATATAAGCGTCGGTCACCGGCAAACTCTATACGACTTCCACAAGAAGAACTTACGGATCTCCACCGCGGAACCCAGTAGCGCCGAACCCAATTGGAGCATTGAATCCATCAATCGAGAAACATTATACAACTTATGA